Within the Echinicola sp. 20G genome, the region AAAAGCCTCAGTATATTGGTTTTTTCCATACAGGAGCATATCAAGAATCTTTGGGAGGTTATGGAGGAATTCAGCATTGTCTGATTCCTGCTCCAAAGCATGTGCTTATTGATCGGGACACTGACGGGACTATTAAGCACCGCCTTTTTGCAGATGAACAGAAAAGTGAGAGTATGCTGAAAACACTTGGTTACTAGAACCAAAAGTCCTGCGCTTTGGCGCAGGACTTTTTTATTTTTAGCGATTATTAGGATTGCCTTTGAGATGATCTACTAATTCTCCCGATAAGGTCATATAGCTTCCCATGCAGTCAGCGGTCATGCAGCTATGGATCGGTAAAATTCCCAAAACATCTCCTACTTTGACATTGTTCATCAATGCTGCATCCGCTTGAACGATGCCATGTTCTTGGGAAATACTTTTTAGATAAGAAGTTTTACTGGGTATGGACCAGCCACCTTTGGTCAATAGAACAATTTCACCAAAGTTCTTTTTGCCATTGATTTGGGTCAAAACATCTTTGGACAGATGTACGCCTCCAGCATGAAGGAGGATTTCTCCTTTGCTCTTTTTGATATCCACGATGGGTGCTGCCAATGCCACCGCAATGTCTTCCTTTTCACAGCTTCCAATATTGGCCTGGGTCAGGTCATAAAAGACAAAGTTGCCTGGACCAATTTGGTCTATTCCTTCAAAGTCATCCATCAAAGAACAGCTTGGGGTGTCACCTGACCGCGTCACCAAATCGGGGAATTCTGTGATGTATTTGTCCTTTAGCATATGCAGGGCAGCTTTGGTTTGCTGATGGATTTCTTCGATTCCATTAAGGGTGGCATGATAAGTATGCCCTGCATGAATATAAAAGCCTTTGAACTGAAGATTCGGGTTGGTTTTAGCCTTCCTCATGATTTTTTCTATCAGCCCAAAATCACTCACTTCCACTCCTGTTCGACCATAGCCTGCATCAATTTCAATAAAAAAGCCTACTCTGTAATTTAGCTTTTCGGCAAGCAAAGCGGTCAATTCCTCATTTACCAACTGGACGGAAAGACTGTGTTTTTCCGAAAGCTCATTCAGCTGATGGATTTCTCGTGGATTAAAGGGAAAGGCAATATGAATATTTTGCCAATTTTGCGGAGCAAAATAACTGGCCATATTAATGGATGAAACCGTAATCTCTTGGATATCATAAGAACGGCACCATTCTCCCACTTTTAACGATTGATGGGTTTTGAAATGCGGGATAAGCTCCAAGCCATGCTTCTTAGCCTTTTCGGACATCTTCCTCAAATTTTGTCGACAGATGCCTTCATTAATTAATAGGGTTGGGGAGGTGACAGAAAAACTATGCATTTTCATGGACTTTAAAGTGCTTGTTCTACTTTTTCTGCAGCGGGAATTTTGACCTTGTTTTCCAGAAAATCGATACTGGCTTCCAACACTTCTGGCCATTGACCAGAAGTAATGCTGGATCCAATGACGTGATCATTGGCCTCTGGAAAGGCTACTTTTTCCTTGAGGTTTTCTGGTGTGCTGACCTTTTCGAACATATCAAGCATGGCAGGAACAGAGACTACATTGTCCTGGTGTTGTTCATCTTTGTAGTAATAGCCGAGAAATAAAGGCTGTTTGATTTTTTTGAAGGTTTCCTCATTCATTTTGCTATAAACCAATTTGGCCAAGCTGATGTAAGAATTAATATGATACTCTTCTGACCAATACTTCGCTTTATCACCTTCTCTTGGGTTCAAAATAACTTGGTTTTCATTCGTACCAAATTTTTCAAAAAGCCATCCCTGCCAAGGGCTAAAAAAAGCCTCCAGTTGGTTGCCGTAATCCCGGATACAGGGAGAGTATAATAAAATCGATTTGATGTCTTCCTTTTCGGATGCTAACAAAACAGTCAATGCACCTCCCATAGATGTACCTACCACGATGACTTCATCCCCAAGGCTTTTTCCAATCATCAAAGCTTCTCTAGCTCCATCTGCAAGTTTTTCGGCGGTAAGGTGTTCAAAGGTGTTGTCTCTCTTGATGCCATGCTCTGGAAGCCTGGCCAGATAAAGGTTAGCACCAAAATGTTCTGCAAGTTTTTGATGGACAGGACTGCCTTCCATTTGACTCGCACCGAAGCCGTGAATATACACTATAGAATAGGGAGTTTTGGTCTTGTTAAGGCTGTCTGCCCAAACGATGCGGGCTTCATTGTTGGGTTTAAGTCCTTTTACTGTATCTTCTTTTTGTAGAACATAGCTTTCCAACTGTTCAAGATTTGTAGGGACTTGAGGATAAGTGCCTTCAAGGGTGCTGTAAGATTCTTTTGGTCCGAGCATGTACACAATAACCAAGATGATGGCGATGGATAATAAAAAAGGGAGTAGTTTTTTGAACATTTTCGTTTGGGGATCTTGAATTTTAATAATAAAGCTAAAGTGTTTTTCAAGATTATCCTACAAAAAATGAAGCAAGCTGATTTTTAAACTACCAAGCCATAATTTCGGAAGGATTTGTTATTTTGTACCACTTGACCAAACCACTAATCCAGTTGATATGATGAAGAATATAAAAATGATTTCCGTGCTTTTTACTGCCAACTTGCTGTTTTCGTGCACTGATAAAGGCAACCATGACTCTGCATCATCGATTACTGTTGAAACTTTACAAAAGCATATCCAGGAATTGTCTTCTGATGCGTATTTGGGCAGAATGCCTTTTACAAAAGGAGAGGAGAAAACCCTTGCATATTTAAAGGCCCAATTTGAGGAAATGGGCTTGGCTCCAGGCAACGGAGAAAGTTATTTTCAAGATGTTCCTTTAGTGGAAATTACTACCGAAGCGGATACAGTATTGAGGATCGAAGGCAATGGTGAAAAGATGGATTTGAAGGGATTAAAGGATTATGTCATTTACACAGAAAGACAAGATCCAGAGATCAAAGTGGAGGATGCAGAGTTGGTTTTTGCTGGTTTTGGCATTGTAGCCCCCGAGTATGACTGGAACGACTATGAAGGGTTGGACGTAGAGGGGAAAATTGTGGTTGTGTTGGTGAATGATCCCGGGTTTGGTACAGAAGGAGATTTTTTCAAAGGTAATACCATGACCTATTATGGCCGATGGACTTATAAGTTTGAAGAAGCCACTAGGCAAGGAGCCCTTGGCTGTTTGGTAGTACACAATACTATCCCCGCTGGCTATGGCTTTAATGTGGTGCAAAACGGCTGGAATACCCCAAAACTTTACTTGAACCCCAAGGATAAATCTGCTCATCAACTCGCTTTTGATGGCTGGCTTAGCCTACCTGCAGCAACAAAGATATTTCAAATGGCAGGGTATAATGACCGTGAATTATTGGCGAAGGCTAGAAAACCAGGTTTCGAGGCGATTCCCATGGGCCTAAAAGCAAGCACAAGCATGAAGGTCAGCACGAGGTTCAATACTTCCAAAAATGTGATAGCCAAAAGAGAAGGAAGCAAACATCCTGATGAATACCTTATTTATTCGGCCCATTGGGACCATATTGGAGTAGGGAAGCCTGATGCAGATGGAGATAGCATTTACAATGGGGCATTGGACAATGCAAGTGGAACGGCGGCTTTACTGGAAATAGCCGAAGCATTTGCTTTCGGACAAGAGCCAGAAAGAACAGTGGTATTTCTGGCCGTTACAGCAGAGGAGCAAGGGCTTTTAGGAGCGGCTTATTATACAGAACACCCTGTTTACCCAATCTCACAAACCATTGCCAATATCAATATGGATGGAATCAATCCCTATGGAAAGATGAAAGACATTGTTGTAGTAGGAAAGGGACAGTCCAATTTGGAGGATGTTTTGGCAAGGGAGGCTGAAAAACAGGGGAGATATACTTCTGAAGAGCCGACGCCTTCAGCAGGCTACTATT harbors:
- a CDS encoding alanine racemase; translated protein: MKMHSFSVTSPTLLINEGICRQNLRKMSEKAKKHGLELIPHFKTHQSLKVGEWCRSYDIQEITVSSINMASYFAPQNWQNIHIAFPFNPREIHQLNELSEKHSLSVQLVNEELTALLAEKLNYRVGFFIEIDAGYGRTGVEVSDFGLIEKIMRKAKTNPNLQFKGFYIHAGHTYHATLNGIEEIHQQTKAALHMLKDKYITEFPDLVTRSGDTPSCSLMDDFEGIDQIGPGNFVFYDLTQANIGSCEKEDIAVALAAPIVDIKKSKGEILLHAGGVHLSKDVLTQINGKKNFGEIVLLTKGGWSIPSKTSYLKSISQEHGIVQADAALMNNVKVGDVLGILPIHSCMTADCMGSYMTLSGELVDHLKGNPNNR
- a CDS encoding carboxylesterase, with product MFKKLLPFLLSIAIILVIVYMLGPKESYSTLEGTYPQVPTNLEQLESYVLQKEDTVKGLKPNNEARIVWADSLNKTKTPYSIVYIHGFGASQMEGSPVHQKLAEHFGANLYLARLPEHGIKRDNTFEHLTAEKLADGAREALMIGKSLGDEVIVVGTSMGGALTVLLASEKEDIKSILLYSPCIRDYGNQLEAFFSPWQGWLFEKFGTNENQVILNPREGDKAKYWSEEYHINSYISLAKLVYSKMNEETFKKIKQPLFLGYYYKDEQHQDNVVSVPAMLDMFEKVSTPENLKEKVAFPEANDHVIGSSITSGQWPEVLEASIDFLENKVKIPAAEKVEQAL
- a CDS encoding M28 family metallopeptidase, which encodes MMKNIKMISVLFTANLLFSCTDKGNHDSASSITVETLQKHIQELSSDAYLGRMPFTKGEEKTLAYLKAQFEEMGLAPGNGESYFQDVPLVEITTEADTVLRIEGNGEKMDLKGLKDYVIYTERQDPEIKVEDAELVFAGFGIVAPEYDWNDYEGLDVEGKIVVVLVNDPGFGTEGDFFKGNTMTYYGRWTYKFEEATRQGALGCLVVHNTIPAGYGFNVVQNGWNTPKLYLNPKDKSAHQLAFDGWLSLPAATKIFQMAGYNDRELLAKARKPGFEAIPMGLKASTSMKVSTRFNTSKNVIAKREGSKHPDEYLIYSAHWDHIGVGKPDADGDSIYNGALDNASGTAALLEIAEAFAFGQEPERTVVFLAVTAEEQGLLGAAYYTEHPVYPISQTIANINMDGINPYGKMKDIVVVGKGQSNLEDVLAREAEKQGRYTSEEPTPSAGYYFRSDHFNFAKKGIPALYTGTGIDHVEKGKEFGKSLQDEYRAKYYHKPSDEFDTTRWNLDGAVEDVELLYRVGRAVVAEESWPAWKDGSEFKVLRK